A genomic segment from Gossypium hirsutum isolate 1008001.06 chromosome D04, Gossypium_hirsutum_v2.1, whole genome shotgun sequence encodes:
- the LOC107899539 gene encoding calcium-dependent protein kinase 13, whose product MGNCCRSPAAVAREDVKSNFSGHDHGRKDSVSKQKPPITVLNGVPKENIEEKYLVDRELGRGEFGVTYLCIDRGTRELLACKSISKRKLRIAVDIEDVRREVAIMKHLPKNSSIVSLKEACEDDNAVHLVMELCEGGELFDRIVARGHYTERAAAAVTRTIVEVVQLCHKHGVIHRDLKPENFLFANKKENSPLKAIDFGLSIFFKPGERFSEIVGSPYYMAPEVLKRNYGPEIDIWSAGVILYILLCGVPPFWAESEQGVAQAILRGLIDFKRDPWPNISESAKNLVRQMLEPDPKLRLTAKQVLEHPWLQNAKKAPNVPLGDVVKSRLKQFSMMNRFKRKALRVIAEFLSVEEVEDIKVMFNKMDTDNDGIVSVEELKAGFKNYGSQLAEPEVQMLIEAVDANGKGTLDYGEFLAVSLHLQRMANDEHLRKAFSYFDKDGNGFIEPDELRDALMEDGADDCTNVANDIFQEVDTDKDGRISYDEFAAMMKTGTDWRKASRHYSRGRFNSLSIKLMKDGSLNLGNE is encoded by the exons ATGGGGAATTGTTGTAGATCTCCAGCGGCGGTAGCTAGGGAAGACGTTAAATCGAACTTCTCCGGTCACGATCATGGCCGTAAAGATTCCGTTTCCAAGCAGAAGCCACCGATCACCGTGCTCAATGGAGTTCCCAAGGAGAACATCGAGGAGAAGTACCTCGTGGATCGTGAGCTCGGCCGGGGAGAGTTCGGCGTTACTTATCTTTGCATCGATCGAGGCACGCGCGAGTTGCTCGCGTGTAAGTCGATCTCGAAGAGGAAACTCCGGATTGCCGTGGACATCGAAGATGTGAGGCGAGAAGTTGCCATTATGAAGCATTTGCCGAAGAATTCTAGTATCGTGAGCTTGAAAGAAGCTTGCGAGGACGACAATGCGGTTCATTTGGTGATGGAGCTTTGCGAAGGTGGTGAGCTTTTTGATAGGATCGTCGCCAGAGGACATTACACGGAGAGAGCCGCCGCGGCAGTTACAAGGACGATTGTGGAAGTGGTTCAGCTTTGCCATAAGCATGGAGTGATTCATAGAGATTTGAAGCCTGAGAATTTTTTGTTCGCTAATAAGAAAGAGAATTCGCCTTTAAAAGCTATAGATTTTGGGTTATCGATATTTTTCAAGCCTG GGGAACGATTCTCTGAGATAGTTGGAAGTCCATATTATATGGCTCCTGAGGTTCTCAAACGGAATTATGGGCCAGAAATTGATATATGGAGTGCAGGAGTCATTCTCTATATTTTGTTGTGCGGGGTTCCTCCTTTTTGGGCTG AGTCTGAACAAGGTGTTGCACAGGCAATTCTTCGTGGGTTAATAGATTTCAAACGGGATCCATGGCCAAATATTTCAGAGAGTGCTAAGAATCTAGTCCGACAAATGTTGGAACCAGACCCAAAGCTCCGGCTTACTGCAAAGCAAGTGCTTG AGCATCCTTGGCTCCAAAACGCTAAAAAAGCCCCCAATGTGCCTCTTGGTGATGTTGTTAAGTCAAGGCTTAAACAATTTTCAATGATGAACAGATTCAAAAGAAAAGCCCTACGG GTTATTGCTGAGTTCTTATCCGTTGAAGAAGTTGAAGATATCAAAGTTATGTTCAATAAAATGGACACTGACAATGATGGCATTGTTTCGGTCGAAGAGCTGAAAGCCGGATTTAAAAATTATGGTTCACAGCTTGCAGAGCCTGAAGTGCAGATGCTCATTGAAGCT GTTGATGCTAATGGGAAGGGAACATTGGACTATGGGGAATTTCTTGCTGTTTCTCTCCATCTGCAAAGAATGGCCAATGATGAGCATCTTCGGAAGGCCTTTTCTTACTTTGATAAAGATGGCAATGGTTTTATTGAGCCCGATGAGCTTCGGGATGCATTGATGGAGGATGGAGCAGATGATTGTACAAATGTTGCAAATGACATCTTCCAAGAAGTGGACACTGACAAG GATGGGCGCATCAGCTATGATGAATTTGCAGCCATGATGAAAACTGGTACGGATTGGAGAAAGGCATCTCGACATTACTCGAGAGGGAGATTCAACAGTCTAAGCATAAAGCTGATGAAGGATGGTTCTCTGAATTTGGGGAATGAGTAG